Proteins encoded within one genomic window of uncultured Sphingopyxis sp.:
- the thyA gene encoding thymidylate synthase gives MRRQKRERVVSDSIHYELQYLDLMRRIWVEGDERVDRTGVGTRSLFGETMRFSLKDDAIPLLTTKRVYWKTALREMLWFLTGDTNIRPLVAQGVRIWTDWPLDTYRRETGEAISAEDFEARIVADADFAAKWGDLGPVYGHQWVNWPRYEPAGEGLFRRAEQGHNQIAALVDSLRNNPGSRRHIFTGWNVADLDRMALPPCHMTYQFHVRSDGGLSCLLFQRSCDLGLGFAFNIFEAALLTRMIAAVCDLTAHEVVWTGGDVHLYLNHADLVEQQLRRVPEGAPKLRILRRPASIFDYRFEDFTVEDYAPQAHISAPVAV, from the coding sequence ATGAGACGGCAAAAGCGGGAGCGCGTCGTGTCTGATTCCATCCATTATGAACTGCAATATCTCGACCTGATGCGCCGCATCTGGGTCGAGGGCGACGAGCGCGTCGATCGCACCGGCGTCGGCACGCGCTCGCTGTTCGGCGAGACGATGCGATTCTCGCTGAAGGACGATGCGATTCCGCTGCTGACCACCAAGCGCGTCTATTGGAAGACCGCGCTGCGCGAGATGCTGTGGTTCCTGACCGGCGACACCAATATCCGGCCGCTGGTGGCGCAGGGTGTCAGGATATGGACCGACTGGCCGCTCGACACATATCGCCGCGAAACGGGCGAGGCGATCAGCGCCGAGGATTTCGAGGCGCGGATCGTCGCCGACGCGGACTTCGCCGCGAAGTGGGGCGATCTCGGGCCGGTTTACGGGCATCAATGGGTGAACTGGCCGCGCTACGAACCGGCAGGCGAGGGGCTCTTCCGCCGCGCCGAGCAAGGGCATAACCAGATTGCGGCGCTGGTCGATTCGCTTCGCAACAATCCGGGGTCGCGCCGGCATATCTTCACCGGCTGGAACGTCGCCGATCTCGATCGCATGGCGCTGCCGCCCTGCCATATGACCTATCAGTTCCACGTCCGCAGCGATGGCGGGCTGTCGTGCCTGCTCTTTCAGCGGTCGTGCGACCTCGGTCTCGGCTTCGCGTTCAACATTTTCGAGGCGGCGCTGCTGACGCGGATGATCGCCGCGGTGTGCGATCTCACCGCGCATGAAGTCGTCTGGACCGGCGGCGACGTGCATCTCTATCTCAATCACGCCGATCTGGTCGAGCAGCAGTTGCGGCGCGTTCCCGAGGGCGCGCCGAAGCTGCGTATCCTTCGCCGGCCCGCAAGCATATTCGATTACAGGTTCGAGGATTTCACGGTCGAGGATTATGCGCCGCAAGCGCATATTTCCGCGCCCGTGGCGGTCTGA
- a CDS encoding JAB domain-containing protein — translation MARHLLRPLFDDRRETLLLAGFDAFDRLLRLECVEGDASGRCTIPPRSWRALLGGGITAVVMAHNHPSGIALPSDADISATHNAALFLRTLGIDLADHLIFVADGHFSFRTAEMI, via the coding sequence GTGGCGCGCCATTTGCTGCGCCCGCTGTTCGACGATCGCCGCGAAACGCTGCTGCTCGCCGGATTCGACGCATTCGACCGCCTCCTCCGCCTCGAATGCGTCGAGGGCGATGCGAGCGGCCGCTGCACCATCCCGCCGCGAAGCTGGCGGGCCTTGCTCGGCGGCGGGATAACGGCGGTGGTGATGGCGCACAACCACCCCTCGGGCATCGCCTTGCCGAGCGACGCCGACATCAGCGCGACTCACAATGCCGCGCTCTTCCTGCGCACCCTGGGCATCGATCTGGCCGATCATCTGATTTTCGTCGCGGACGGTCATTTCAGCTTTCGAACTGCCGAAATGATCTAA
- a CDS encoding N-formylglutamate amidohydrolase: MPTRSIPPAAIAVNRPRTSGPVVVSVPHAGRIYPPEILAAARVERSQLERLEDGWCDLLAAGATGAGATVVQALWARAVADLNRGEGQMAPGEVALPLRAQFSAPGRKERAGLGVVPTRLFDCGPLWTRPIDGAALHWRLESFHRPYHAALAEALMEARGRFGHAILIDLHSMPPIPAGQPGHGARIVIGDRFGSSAGEWLIDRVAASAAHLGEGVVRNRPYPGGHIVRTHGRPGDAIHAVQIEIDRSLYLSDERLPDRTRVERLAGWFANLVAELGEARPDAEIFPQAAE, encoded by the coding sequence ATGCCGACACGCAGCATCCCGCCTGCCGCCATCGCTGTCAACCGGCCCCGGACGAGCGGGCCGGTCGTGGTGTCGGTGCCGCACGCCGGGCGCATCTATCCGCCCGAGATACTCGCGGCGGCGCGAGTCGAGCGATCGCAACTCGAACGGCTCGAGGATGGCTGGTGCGATCTGCTCGCCGCCGGAGCGACCGGGGCGGGGGCGACCGTCGTGCAGGCGCTGTGGGCGCGCGCGGTCGCCGACCTTAATCGCGGCGAGGGGCAGATGGCGCCCGGCGAGGTGGCGTTGCCGCTGCGCGCGCAATTTTCCGCGCCGGGACGCAAGGAGCGGGCCGGGCTAGGGGTCGTCCCGACACGGCTGTTCGATTGCGGCCCCTTGTGGACGCGGCCGATCGACGGCGCGGCGCTGCACTGGCGACTCGAATCCTTCCACCGACCCTACCACGCCGCGCTCGCCGAAGCGTTGATGGAGGCGCGGGGCCGGTTCGGCCATGCGATCCTGATCGATCTTCATTCGATGCCCCCGATTCCGGCCGGGCAACCGGGACACGGCGCGCGAATCGTCATCGGCGACCGCTTCGGCAGCAGCGCGGGCGAATGGCTGATCGATCGGGTGGCGGCATCGGCGGCGCATCTGGGCGAAGGGGTGGTACGCAACCGACCCTATCCGGGCGGGCATATCGTCCGCACGCATGGCCGGCCCGGCGATGCGATTCACGCGGTGCAGATCGAGATCGACCGCAGCCTCTACTTGTCGGACGAACGCCTGCCCGACAGGACGCGGGTCGAACGCCTCGCGGGCTGGTTCGCGAACCTTGTCGCCGAGCTCGGAGAAGCGCGGCCCGACGCCGAAATATTTCCGCAAGCCGCCGAATAG
- the cpdR gene encoding cell cycle two-component system response regulator CpdR, translated as MIRILLAEDDDVMREYLARALTSAGYHVTAVDRGTAAVPYIDSGTFDLLLSDIVMPEMDGIELAQHTAKAAPQTQVMFITGFAAVSLRAEENVPQAKLLSKPFHLKDLVREVDNLFGRADRSNQQ; from the coding sequence ATGATACGCATCCTGCTGGCCGAAGACGATGATGTGATGCGCGAGTATCTCGCGCGCGCGCTGACGAGTGCCGGCTATCACGTCACCGCGGTCGATCGCGGCACCGCCGCCGTTCCCTATATCGATTCGGGAACCTTCGACCTGCTCCTCTCGGACATCGTCATGCCCGAAATGGACGGGATCGAACTCGCGCAGCACACCGCGAAGGCGGCGCCGCAGACGCAGGTGATGTTCATCACCGGCTTCGCCGCGGTGTCGCTGCGCGCCGAGGAAAATGTGCCGCAGGCGAAGCTACTGTCGAAACCCTTCCACCTCAAGGATCTGGTGCGCGAAGTCGACAATCTGTTCGGGCGCGCCGACCGGTCGAACCAACAATAG
- a CDS encoding SDR family oxidoreductase has translation MSTFRDNLLAGTTAFVAGGTSGINLGIAKRFAELGAKVAVAGRDPDKAARAAEDIGAGALGLSGDVRDYAAIRAVMERAAGELGPMDIVISGAAGNFLAPVLGMSANAFRTVVDIDLNGTFNVFRGCHDLLNRPGASLIAISAGQAVNASALQAHACAAKAGINQLIRVLALEWGPEVRVNGISPGPIADTEGMKRLAPDAATRQAHYDRIAMKRWGRIEEVAESAVFLCSPAAGYITGTILDCDGGSQIGDASRGDLARGMA, from the coding sequence ATGTCGACATTTCGGGATAATCTGTTGGCAGGAACGACCGCTTTTGTTGCGGGCGGCACAAGCGGCATCAACCTCGGCATCGCGAAACGCTTTGCCGAGCTGGGCGCGAAGGTCGCCGTCGCCGGGCGCGATCCCGACAAGGCGGCGCGCGCGGCCGAAGATATCGGCGCGGGGGCGCTCGGCCTGTCGGGCGACGTGCGCGATTATGCGGCGATCCGCGCGGTGATGGAGCGGGCCGCGGGCGAACTCGGCCCGATGGACATCGTGATTTCGGGTGCGGCGGGCAATTTCCTCGCGCCGGTGCTCGGCATGTCGGCGAACGCCTTTCGCACCGTCGTCGACATCGACCTCAACGGCACCTTCAACGTGTTTCGCGGCTGTCACGACCTGCTCAATCGGCCGGGCGCGTCGCTGATCGCGATTTCGGCGGGGCAGGCGGTCAACGCCTCCGCGCTGCAGGCGCATGCCTGCGCGGCAAAGGCGGGGATCAACCAGCTGATTCGCGTGCTCGCGCTCGAATGGGGTCCCGAGGTGCGCGTGAACGGCATTTCGCCGGGGCCGATCGCCGATACCGAAGGGATGAAGCGCCTCGCGCCCGACGCCGCGACGCGGCAGGCGCATTACGACCGGATCGCGATGAAACGGTGGGGCCGGATCGAAGAGGTCGCCGAATCGGCGGTGTTCCTCTGCTCGCCCGCCGCAGGCTATATCACCGGCACGATTCTCGACTGCGACGGCGGCAGCCAGATCGGCGACGCATCGCGTGGTGACTTGGCGCGCGGAATGGCGTAA
- a CDS encoding alpha/beta hydrolase has protein sequence MASAGPTSNSFISQRLKLHYVDWGNPDAPPLLLVHGGRDHCRNWDWVAEKLKDRYHIIAPDLRGHGDSAWSPDGNYDMDGFVYDLAQLIHQLDLGPLSIVAHSMGGNIALRYTGLYPENVRKLVAIEGLGPSPKVIAERAKIPYAERFRKWIDDKRQAAGRTPRRYATLDDALARMMGENAYLTEAQARHLTIHGISRNEDGTWSWKFDNYLNVWPAFDMPQDDIASLWGAITCPTLLLYGANSWASNPEKDGRLRHFSTAKVIEFENAGHWLHHDQFDRFMSTLDDFL, from the coding sequence ATGGCAAGTGCCGGCCCGACCTCGAACAGCTTCATTTCGCAGCGGCTGAAGCTGCACTATGTCGACTGGGGCAATCCGGACGCGCCGCCGTTGCTGCTCGTTCACGGCGGCCGCGACCATTGCCGCAACTGGGACTGGGTCGCCGAAAAGCTGAAGGACCGCTATCACATCATCGCCCCCGACCTGCGCGGGCATGGCGACAGCGCCTGGTCGCCCGACGGCAACTACGACATGGACGGCTTCGTCTATGATCTCGCGCAGTTGATCCACCAGCTCGACCTCGGCCCGCTGTCGATCGTCGCGCATTCGATGGGCGGGAATATCGCGCTGCGCTATACCGGCCTTTACCCCGAAAATGTCCGCAAGCTCGTCGCGATCGAAGGGCTCGGCCCCTCGCCCAAGGTCATCGCCGAACGCGCGAAGATTCCCTATGCGGAACGCTTCCGCAAATGGATCGACGACAAAAGGCAGGCCGCGGGGCGCACCCCGCGCCGCTATGCGACGCTCGACGACGCGCTCGCGCGCATGATGGGCGAGAATGCCTATCTGACCGAGGCGCAGGCGCGCCACCTGACCATCCATGGCATCAGCCGCAACGAGGACGGGACGTGGAGCTGGAAGTTCGACAATTACCTCAACGTCTGGCCCGCCTTCGACATGCCGCAGGACGACATCGCGTCGCTGTGGGGCGCGATCACCTGCCCCACCCTGCTCCTCTACGGCGCGAACAGCTGGGCCTCGAACCCGGAGAAGGACGGACGCCTCCGGCATTTCAGCACGGCGAAGGTCATCGAGTTCGAAAATGCCGGCCACTGGCTGCACCACGACCAGTTCGACCGGTTCATGTCCACGCTAGACGATTTCCTTTAG
- a CDS encoding energy transducer TonB, producing the protein MAYTGQVSGRQRAAAGAAALIAAAGVGLGLASGLDLDVVRKAGEAITAIAIPAPPPPREETAPSRTPSEKASGKASAANKHAKAAAVAAPPPKLPPAAPPVTAAPHPGEGNAPSAGATPNPGPGSGAGGRGDGTGAGGSGSGTGGGTKAVWRSGTIRDRDYPREARRARIGGEVEVRFTIEASGRVSGCRVSRSSGDASLDATTCRLIEERFRFKPATNAAGDPVASRYGWRQTWWLERR; encoded by the coding sequence ATGGCCTATACGGGACAGGTATCGGGGCGGCAGCGCGCGGCGGCAGGCGCCGCGGCGCTGATCGCCGCCGCCGGGGTCGGTCTCGGCCTCGCGAGCGGCCTCGATCTCGACGTCGTTCGCAAGGCCGGCGAAGCGATCACCGCGATCGCGATCCCCGCCCCGCCGCCCCCGCGCGAGGAAACGGCGCCGTCAAGGACGCCGAGCGAAAAGGCCAGCGGCAAGGCGTCGGCAGCCAACAAACACGCCAAGGCTGCAGCCGTCGCCGCGCCCCCGCCGAAACTGCCGCCCGCCGCGCCGCCCGTGACCGCGGCGCCGCATCCGGGTGAAGGAAATGCGCCCTCGGCCGGCGCCACGCCCAATCCGGGGCCGGGATCGGGTGCAGGCGGGCGCGGCGACGGGACCGGCGCGGGCGGATCGGGCAGCGGCACCGGCGGCGGCACCAAGGCCGTTTGGCGGAGCGGGACGATCCGCGACCGCGACTATCCCCGCGAAGCGCGCCGGGCCAGGATCGGCGGCGAGGTCGAGGTGCGCTTCACCATCGAGGCGAGCGGCCGGGTCAGCGGGTGCCGCGTCAGCCGGTCGAGCGGCGACGCATCGCTCGACGCGACGACATGCCGGCTGATCGAGGAACGGTTCCGCTTCAAGCCCGCGACCAACGCGGCGGGGGACCCCGTCGCGAGCCGATATGGCTGGCGACAGACATGGTGGCTCGAGCGACGGTGA
- a CDS encoding TonB-dependent receptor, which yields MKPTTSATFLALSCVGSLISTPAMAADVGADASSEQQSERERREEREQIIVTGQHYQTQQESPKSTRPVRDTPQTVTVITGETIEQQNLLTLRDMLSTVPGITFGAAEGGSPPADSINFRGYSAGSDITQDGVRDSAAYSRSDSFNLEQLEIVNGANSVQSGAGSVGGSINIVTKRPLDETRVIGTAGIGTDNYYRGTVDANVRLNELIAVRLNAMAHKNDVPGRDVDNYKRWGVAPSISIGMAGSTKLTLQYLHQEDDNIPQYGVPYYDGLIPGVHRSDYFGYRNVDRQEITVDQATAIFEHDFSDSWSIRNLARWQKVSQLTIVGPPQGTYCLSTGVTPRGDSCTISVNGFGEFTVSDGYYYIGGPRGTLRDSTNELMYDQVDLRGTFSTGAIEHTLVIGASALWEKYTLNNGNALRNADGTPFYTRYPLVNIANPNEVVVGPDLPDGFSYGSNVYDGPVNFTFTGRQRGEVDNYAAYLFDAMKLGKFELNGGVRYEKSSGSRRTGLGVTVPAEYSDNLFSYRIGLVYKPVEAVTLYAAYGNSKTPSQSSVNGACSLPNDDGLNGNCNVKPEGAKNYEIGVKAEVAGGRLLLSAAAFRNERDSYRVNSGDPTLPDQVLDGHSRVDGIALSAVGQILPGWSITANYTYLDSEILQSVSDFCLANPGEGTCTNSPAFPDPVAGARLQNTPKHSGSLFTTYELPFGLKIGYGATYQGKFTFNLPTATADPELFQSDDYWVHNAYLAYDFTDRISAQLNVKNFTDKLYFTRIRNNGWATPGDARSAVLTVSAGF from the coding sequence GTGAAGCCAACGACGTCCGCCACTTTCCTGGCGCTCTCCTGCGTCGGCAGCCTGATCAGCACTCCGGCCATGGCGGCCGACGTGGGTGCCGATGCGTCTTCCGAACAGCAGTCCGAGCGCGAACGCCGCGAAGAGCGCGAGCAGATCATCGTCACCGGGCAGCATTATCAGACGCAGCAGGAATCGCCCAAATCGACCCGCCCCGTCCGCGACACGCCGCAGACGGTCACGGTCATCACCGGCGAGACGATCGAACAGCAGAATCTGCTGACGCTGCGCGACATGCTGTCGACCGTCCCCGGCATCACCTTCGGCGCCGCCGAAGGCGGATCGCCCCCGGCCGACTCGATCAACTTCCGCGGTTATTCGGCGGGCAGCGACATCACGCAGGACGGGGTGCGCGACAGCGCCGCCTACAGCCGGTCGGACTCGTTCAACCTCGAACAGCTCGAAATCGTCAACGGCGCCAATTCGGTGCAGAGCGGCGCCGGGTCGGTCGGCGGGTCGATCAACATCGTCACCAAGCGCCCGCTCGACGAAACGCGCGTCATCGGCACCGCCGGCATCGGCACCGACAATTATTATCGCGGCACGGTCGATGCGAATGTCCGGTTGAACGAGTTGATCGCGGTGCGCCTCAACGCGATGGCGCACAAGAATGACGTGCCCGGGCGCGACGTCGATAACTACAAGCGCTGGGGCGTCGCGCCGTCGATCAGCATCGGCATGGCGGGTTCGACCAAGCTGACGCTGCAATATCTGCACCAGGAAGACGACAATATCCCGCAATATGGCGTCCCCTATTACGACGGCCTGATCCCGGGCGTTCACCGCAGCGACTATTTCGGCTATCGCAACGTCGACCGGCAGGAGATCACCGTCGATCAGGCGACCGCGATCTTCGAGCATGATTTCAGCGACAGCTGGTCGATCCGCAACCTCGCGCGCTGGCAAAAGGTCAGCCAGCTGACCATCGTCGGCCCGCCGCAGGGCACCTATTGCTTGTCGACCGGCGTGACGCCGCGGGGCGACAGCTGCACGATCAGCGTCAATGGTTTCGGCGAATTCACCGTGTCCGACGGCTATTATTACATCGGCGGTCCGCGCGGAACGCTCCGCGATTCGACGAACGAGCTGATGTACGATCAGGTCGATCTGCGCGGCACCTTCAGCACCGGCGCGATCGAACATACGCTCGTCATCGGCGCATCGGCCTTGTGGGAAAAATACACGCTCAACAACGGCAATGCGCTGCGCAATGCCGATGGAACGCCCTTCTACACGCGCTACCCGCTGGTCAACATCGCCAACCCGAACGAGGTGGTCGTCGGCCCCGACCTGCCCGATGGTTTCTCCTATGGCAGCAACGTCTATGACGGACCGGTCAACTTCACCTTCACCGGGCGTCAACGCGGCGAGGTCGACAATTATGCCGCCTATCTGTTCGACGCGATGAAGCTCGGCAAGTTCGAGCTCAACGGCGGCGTCCGCTATGAAAAGAGCAGCGGGTCGCGGCGCACCGGCCTGGGCGTGACGGTCCCCGCCGAATATAGCGACAATCTCTTCTCCTATCGCATCGGGCTCGTCTACAAGCCCGTCGAAGCGGTCACCCTCTATGCCGCCTATGGCAATTCCAAGACCCCGTCGCAGTCGTCGGTCAACGGCGCCTGCTCGCTGCCCAACGACGACGGCCTCAACGGCAATTGCAACGTCAAGCCCGAGGGCGCGAAGAATTACGAGATCGGGGTAAAGGCCGAGGTCGCGGGCGGACGCCTGCTGCTGAGCGCCGCGGCGTTCCGCAACGAGCGCGACAGCTATCGCGTCAATTCGGGCGACCCGACGCTGCCCGATCAGGTGCTCGACGGCCATTCGCGCGTCGACGGCATCGCGCTGAGCGCGGTCGGCCAGATTCTGCCCGGCTGGTCGATCACCGCCAACTACACCTATCTCGACAGCGAGATATTGCAGTCGGTGTCCGACTTCTGCCTCGCCAATCCCGGCGAAGGCACCTGCACCAATTCGCCCGCCTTCCCCGATCCGGTCGCGGGCGCGCGGCTTCAGAACACGCCCAAACATTCGGGCAGCCTGTTCACCACCTATGAACTGCCGTTCGGGCTGAAGATCGGATATGGCGCGACCTATCAGGGCAAGTTCACCTTCAACCTGCCCACCGCGACCGCCGATCCCGAACTGTTCCAGTCGGACGATTATTGGGTCCACAACGCCTATCTGGCTTATGATTTCACCGACCGAATTTCGGCGCAACTCAACGTCAAGAATTTCACCGACAAGCTTTATTTCACCCGCATCCGCAACAATGGCTGGGCGACCCCCGGCGACGCGCGGTCGGCGGTGCTGACCGTGTCGGCCGGCTTCTGA
- a CDS encoding Fe2+-dependent dioxygenase, which produces MLIAVPDLLSPAEVADIRAIIDAAEWIDGNATSGHQSALAKQNEQLPEDGEAAKQAGRLILEALGRSPIFFASALPLKIYPPLFNRYGEGHEFDTHVDNAIRLKRGSDFRIRSDLSITVFLEAPENYDGGELLVEDHYGVQRVKLPAGHAVVYPSSSLHRVTPITRGRRVASFFWLQSMVRSAEERRTLFDLDRAVQRLTGELGGKDRSVIELTGVYHNLLRLWADS; this is translated from the coding sequence ATGCTCATTGCCGTTCCCGATCTGCTTTCGCCCGCCGAAGTGGCGGACATCCGCGCGATCATCGACGCCGCCGAATGGATCGACGGCAATGCGACGTCGGGCCACCAGTCGGCGCTCGCCAAGCAGAATGAGCAATTGCCCGAGGATGGCGAGGCGGCGAAACAGGCGGGCCGTCTGATCCTCGAGGCGCTCGGCCGCTCGCCGATCTTCTTCGCCTCGGCGCTCCCGCTCAAAATCTATCCGCCGCTATTCAATCGTTATGGCGAGGGGCACGAGTTCGACACGCATGTCGACAATGCGATCCGCCTCAAGCGCGGCAGCGATTTCCGCATCCGCAGCGACCTGTCGATCACGGTCTTTCTCGAAGCGCCCGAAAATTACGACGGCGGCGAATTGCTGGTCGAGGATCATTATGGCGTCCAGCGGGTCAAGCTGCCCGCCGGCCATGCCGTGGTCTACCCCTCGTCGAGCCTGCACCGCGTCACGCCGATCACGCGCGGGCGGCGCGTCGCCTCTTTCTTCTGGCTGCAATCGATGGTGCGCAGCGCCGAGGAACGGCGCACGCTGTTCGACCTCGACCGCGCGGTGCAGCGGCTGACCGGCGAGCTCGGCGGCAAGGACCGCTCGGTGATCGAGCTGACGGGGGTGTATCACAATCTGCTGCGGCTTTGGGCCGATAGCTGA
- a CDS encoding FAD:protein FMN transferase, producing MTPAAFAGRDARAPIEDFSGETMGTSWSLHAVAPPATTMRGVEAAFDLVVAQMSQWKADSDLSRFNRAPSGRWHRVPDELAHIVEAALRIARASGGAFDVGMGRLTEAWGFGSAGPVERPPEGRAGPENRTIDFDPVIRHIRRAEGAALDLSGIAKGYAVDLAAEWLLDMGVRHFLLEVGGELRGEGVRPDGQPWWVDVEMPPTASVAPWRIALHDLSVATSGNYRRGFRADGQHYSHSFDPRTGRPIVNGVASVTVLHRSCTLADGWATALTVLGPEAAMGLADEQGLAACVITGDREYVSRAWRAMLD from the coding sequence TTGACGCCCGCCGCCTTCGCGGGCCGCGACGCGCGGGCGCCGATCGAAGATTTCTCCGGCGAGACGATGGGGACGAGCTGGTCGCTGCACGCAGTGGCGCCGCCCGCCACCACGATGCGTGGCGTCGAGGCGGCGTTCGACCTGGTCGTCGCGCAGATGAGCCAGTGGAAGGCGGACTCCGACCTCTCGCGCTTCAACCGCGCGCCGTCGGGACGATGGCATCGGGTGCCGGACGAACTCGCCCATATCGTCGAGGCGGCGCTTCGGATCGCGCGAGCGAGCGGTGGCGCTTTCGACGTGGGGATGGGCCGCCTGACCGAAGCTTGGGGGTTCGGCAGCGCGGGTCCCGTCGAGCGTCCGCCCGAAGGGCGCGCTGGTCCCGAAAATCGCACGATCGATTTCGATCCCGTGATCCGGCACATCCGGCGCGCCGAGGGCGCGGCATTAGACCTGTCGGGGATTGCGAAGGGCTATGCCGTCGATCTCGCCGCCGAATGGCTGCTCGACATGGGCGTGCGGCACTTCCTGCTCGAAGTTGGCGGCGAACTGCGCGGCGAGGGGGTGCGTCCCGACGGCCAGCCCTGGTGGGTCGATGTCGAAATGCCGCCGACCGCATCGGTCGCGCCATGGCGCATCGCGCTGCACGATCTGTCGGTCGCGACCTCGGGCAATTATCGCCGCGGTTTCCGCGCGGATGGGCAGCATTATTCGCACAGCTTCGATCCCCGAACCGGCCGTCCGATCGTCAATGGCGTCGCATCGGTGACGGTGCTGCATCGCAGCTGCACGCTGGCCGACGGCTGGGCGACCGCGCTGACCGTGCTCGGGCCCGAAGCGGCGATGGGGCTGGCCGACGAGCAGGGCCTGGCCGCGTGCGTCATCACGGGCGACCGCGAATATGTTTCGCGCGCGTGGAGAGCGATGCTGGATTGA
- a CDS encoding DUF4198 domain-containing protein, with protein sequence MKKHIWGFAATAALAAAVAVPASAHRQWMLPSATVLSGDDVWVTVDAAISNDLFYFEHHPMRLDAMKAWAPDGSEAAVENKATGRYRSTFDVHLTQKGTWRIASLSDGVMGSYELNGKTERLPRGTTTANLAERIPAGATNVRTAESNNRNEIFVTVGEPTTTLFQPTGKGIELVPVTHPNDLIAGEAATFQFLFDGKPAAGLPVTVIPGGIRYRDQLGQMDLTTGADGKVEVNWTGPGLYWLNVTTPRAAREAGAATPAAPQRRASYVTTLEVLAP encoded by the coding sequence ATGAAGAAGCATATTTGGGGTTTCGCGGCGACCGCCGCACTGGCGGCCGCGGTGGCCGTTCCGGCGTCGGCGCACCGCCAGTGGATGCTGCCGTCGGCGACCGTGCTGTCGGGCGACGATGTGTGGGTCACCGTCGACGCCGCGATCTCGAACGACCTTTTCTATTTCGAGCATCATCCGATGCGCCTCGACGCGATGAAGGCTTGGGCGCCCGACGGCAGCGAAGCGGCGGTCGAGAACAAAGCGACGGGACGCTATCGCAGCACCTTCGACGTCCATCTGACGCAGAAGGGGACGTGGCGCATCGCGTCGCTGTCCGACGGCGTGATGGGCAGCTATGAGCTCAATGGCAAGACCGAGCGCCTGCCACGCGGCACGACGACGGCGAATCTCGCCGAGCGCATTCCCGCGGGCGCGACGAATGTGCGAACCGCCGAATCGAACAACCGCAACGAGATTTTCGTCACCGTTGGCGAACCGACGACGACCCTGTTCCAGCCGACGGGCAAGGGGATCGAGCTGGTTCCGGTCACCCATCCGAACGATCTGATCGCGGGCGAGGCCGCGACCTTCCAGTTCCTGTTCGACGGCAAACCCGCTGCCGGCCTGCCGGTCACGGTGATCCCCGGCGGCATTCGTTATCGCGACCAGCTCGGCCAGATGGACCTCACGACCGGCGCCGACGGCAAGGTCGAAGTCAACTGGACGGGCCCCGGCCTCTATTGGTTGAACGTCACGACGCCGCGCGCGGCGCGTGAGGCGGGCGCCGCGACGCCGGCGGCGCCGCAGCGCCGCGCGAGCTATGTCACGACGCTCGAGGTGCTCGCGCCCTGA
- a CDS encoding DUF2271 domain-containing protein, whose protein sequence is MLTAPAFAAAPGTMDVTVNIPRLKVAEYHKPYVAIWVEKEGAKANTVAVWYDHDMKANEGTKWLRDVRQWWRAAGRAMTFPANGITGATRAPGAHRISFTRAQLGATAPGQYTLVIEAAREVGGRELLRIPFTWPAKAGAGGRAAGTTELGAVSVSFR, encoded by the coding sequence ATGCTGACGGCGCCCGCATTCGCCGCCGCGCCGGGCACGATGGACGTCACGGTCAATATCCCGCGGCTGAAGGTCGCCGAATATCACAAGCCCTATGTCGCGATCTGGGTCGAGAAGGAGGGCGCGAAGGCGAATACCGTCGCGGTCTGGTACGACCATGACATGAAAGCGAACGAGGGCACCAAGTGGCTTCGCGACGTACGCCAGTGGTGGCGCGCCGCGGGCCGCGCGATGACCTTCCCCGCGAACGGCATCACCGGTGCGACGCGCGCGCCCGGCGCGCACAGGATTTCCTTCACGCGCGCGCAATTGGGCGCGACCGCGCCCGGTCAATATACGCTGGTGATCGAGGCGGCGCGCGAGGTCGGCGGCCGCGAACTGCTGCGCATTCCCTTCACCTGGCCGGCGAAGGCCGGGGCGGGCGGGCGCGCCGCAGGGACGACTGAATTGGGGGCCGTTTCGGTTTCCTTCCGCTAA